In Streptomyces canus, one DNA window encodes the following:
- the nadC gene encoding carboxylating nicotinate-nucleotide diphosphorylase: protein MSTDDLPLASSGGCGDGCACGAASDGPDEEYLECGLDPALAQLLADAGLDPVEVEDIANVAIQEDLDHGVDVTTVATIPEDAVATADFVAREAGVVAGLRVAEAVVSVVCEDEFEVERHVEDGDRVEAGQKLLSVTTRTRDLLTAERSALNLLCRLSGIATATRAWADALEGTKARVRDTRKTTPGLRSLEKFAVRSGGGVNHRMSLSDAALVKDNHVVAAGGVASAFKAVREAFPDVPIEVEVDTLHQLREVVDAGADLILLDNFTPGECEEAVAVVHGRAALEASGRLTLANARAYADTGVDYLAVGALTHSSPILDIGLDLREAE, encoded by the coding sequence GTGAGCACCGACGACCTTCCCCTCGCCTCCTCCGGCGGCTGCGGCGACGGCTGCGCCTGTGGCGCCGCCTCCGACGGTCCCGACGAGGAATATCTGGAGTGCGGGCTCGACCCCGCTCTCGCGCAGCTTCTGGCCGACGCCGGACTCGACCCCGTGGAGGTCGAGGACATCGCCAACGTCGCCATCCAGGAGGACCTCGACCACGGCGTGGACGTGACGACCGTCGCGACCATCCCCGAGGACGCCGTCGCCACCGCCGACTTCGTCGCGCGGGAGGCGGGCGTCGTGGCCGGCCTGCGGGTCGCCGAGGCGGTCGTCTCGGTGGTCTGCGAGGACGAGTTCGAGGTCGAACGGCACGTGGAGGACGGCGACCGGGTGGAGGCCGGGCAGAAGCTCCTGTCGGTCACCACCCGCACGCGTGACCTCCTCACCGCCGAGCGCAGCGCGCTCAACCTGCTGTGCCGGCTCTCGGGCATCGCGACCGCCACACGCGCGTGGGCGGACGCACTGGAGGGCACCAAGGCACGCGTGCGTGACACCCGGAAGACGACTCCGGGGCTCAGGTCCTTGGAGAAGTTCGCCGTGCGGTCCGGGGGCGGTGTCAACCACCGGATGTCGCTGTCCGACGCGGCGCTGGTGAAGGACAACCACGTGGTCGCCGCCGGTGGCGTCGCGTCGGCGTTCAAGGCCGTACGGGAGGCCTTCCCGGACGTGCCGATCGAGGTCGAGGTCGACACCCTGCACCAACTGCGGGAGGTCGTGGACGCGGGCGCCGATCTGATCCTGCTGGACAACTTCACGCCCGGGGAGTGCGAAGAGGCGGTCGCGGTCGTGCACGGGCGGGCCGCGCTGGAGGCCTCCGGGCGGCTGACGCTGGCCAACGCGCGCGCGTACGCCGACACCGGGGTCGACTACCTCGCCGTCGGGGCGCTCACCCACTCGTCGCCGATCCTCGACATCGGCCTCGATCTGCGCGAGGCGGAGTAG